One stretch of Armigeres subalbatus isolate Guangzhou_Male chromosome 2, GZ_Asu_2, whole genome shotgun sequence DNA includes these proteins:
- the LOC134215903 gene encoding uncharacterized protein LOC134215903, producing MEKVCNFIIVTCLAITITFVCGNDDDNPLRDIVGIPLRKPLATWRRYLYPPADSYQYNAADESNDYSNGLAYADIDSPDTAQDLQAIDSKLKRSRPRQPICEALVNIVYVGNNSDGYQYRPDHYVTESCLNSYNTYQNKCVETGLSCTQIRQKMFITRRKVGNDDAKAINCWEHVRMEEYDAGCECMWPKEHYGDKHSYRNGK from the exons ATCATTGTTACATGCCTAGCCATAACCATTACCTTTGTTTGCGGTAATGATGATGATAACCCGCTTAGAGACATTGTTGGCATCCCTCTACGGAAACCGTTAGCCACATGGCGCCGATATCTGTACCCGCCAGCCGACAGCTATCAATACAATGCAGCAGACGAGAGCAACGATTATTCCAATGGACTGGCATATGCGGATATTGACTCCCCGGACACGGCCCAAGACTTACAAGCTATCGATTCTAAGCTCAAACGTTCTCGTCCGCGGCAACCGATTTGCGAAGCGCTTGTCAATATCGTATATGTGGGGAACAACTCGGATGGTTACCAGTATCGACCCGATCATTACGTGACCGAATCATGCTTGAACTCTTACAATACATACCAAAATAAG TGTGTGGAGACGGGACTATCGTGTACTCAGATTAGGCAGAAAATGTTCATCACTAGGCGAAAAGTGGGCAACGACGACGCCAAGGCGATAAACTGCTGGGAACATGTCCGGATGGAGGAG TACGATGCTGGTTGCGAATGCATGTGGCCAAAGGAGCACTACGGCGATAAACATTCCTATCGTAATGGAAAATAA